From a region of the Bacteroidota bacterium genome:
- the rpsF gene encoding 30S ribosomal protein S6 — translation MEKTKRNYETTFIVNASLDDPVIDGIIEKVQEQINRYGGEITAINKWGRKRLVYPIKKKNNGYYAFIEFIAPGTAIQQIEKFYKLDENIIRYLTIQLDKRALKAQRQLPIPVPDIEDILDTIVLPDKEPLFDDEEKIS, via the coding sequence ATGGAAAAAACAAAACGCAATTACGAAACAACATTCATCGTGAATGCATCTTTAGACGATCCGGTAATTGATGGAATCATCGAAAAGGTGCAGGAACAAATTAATCGCTACGGCGGCGAAATTACTGCCATAAATAAATGGGGTCGGAAACGACTCGTTTATCCTATTAAGAAAAAAAACAATGGCTACTATGCCTTCATCGAATTTATAGCACCTGGAACTGCTATTCAACAAATAGAAAAATTCTACAAACTCGATGAAAATATAATTCGTTATTTAACCATTCAACTTGATAAAAGGGCATTGAAAGCTCAACGACAACTTCCAATCCCTGTACCCGACATCGAGGACATACTCGATACAATTGTACTACCCGACAAAGAACCACTCTTTGACGATGAAGAAAAAATCAGTTGA
- the rplI gene encoding 50S ribosomal protein L9 gives MKIILRRNFENLGNIGDAVDVKGGFARNYLIPHGIAYAATKGNMKALEEEKKQHAYREQKEELNAQKLGSKIENISVTIKANVGEDEKLFGSVTSQSISDALQEQGLIIDKRIIELEEPIKALGIYTVPVKLHTKVTAKLKVWVVRE, from the coding sequence ATGAAAATAATATTGAGACGTAACTTCGAAAACTTAGGTAACATCGGTGATGCAGTTGATGTAAAAGGTGGATTTGCCCGTAACTATTTGATTCCTCACGGTATTGCCTATGCAGCTACAAAAGGAAATATGAAAGCTCTTGAAGAAGAGAAAAAACAACACGCATACAGAGAACAGAAGGAAGAACTCAACGCACAAAAACTTGGTTCGAAAATTGAAAATATTTCGGTAACGATCAAGGCAAATGTGGGTGAAGATGAAAAACTTTTCGGTTCGGTTACATCACAATCGATTAGCGATGCGTTGCAGGAACAAGGACTAATCATAGATAAACGCATTATTGAACTTGAAGAACCTATTAAAGCTCTTGGTATTTATACAGTCCCTGTAAAACTTCACACAAAAGTTACAGCGAAATTAAAAGTTTGGGTAGTTAGGGAATAA
- the rpsR gene encoding 30S ribosomal protein S18 yields MRRVELKKLETNQLRKKRTCKFCDIKEIYIDYKDEKKIQRFLNEQGKIIPKRITGTCSKHQRQLVVAIKRARHLALLPFVGDTIR; encoded by the coding sequence ATGAGACGAGTAGAACTTAAAAAATTAGAGACAAATCAATTACGTAAAAAAAGGACTTGTAAATTTTGTGATATTAAAGAAATTTACATCGACTATAAAGATGAGAAAAAGATTCAGAGGTTTTTAAACGAACAGGGTAAAATTATTCCTAAACGGATTACAGGAACCTGTTCAAAACACCAGAGACAATTGGTGGTTGCAATTAAAAGAGCACGACACTTGGCACTACTGCCATTTGTTGGCGATACAATTCGATAA
- a CDS encoding single-stranded DNA-binding protein, with product MADIKLPELNNVMIVGNLTRDPVFRKTSNNTPVVNFAIAANRRYRDSESNWQEEVCFVGIVAWNKLAESCINRLKKGNAVFVDGELQSRNVKIDESTVRPIIEIKARRIQFLNKFGKNFEAETLNGSTSENNECLDIFEDDSFDKFLTNEESKLLKEQ from the coding sequence TTGGCAGATATAAAACTACCTGAACTCAACAATGTGATGATAGTGGGCAATTTAACAAGAGACCCGGTATTCAGAAAAACATCGAACAATACTCCGGTTGTTAATTTTGCGATAGCTGCCAATCGGCGTTACCGCGACAGCGAAAGTAATTGGCAAGAGGAAGTTTGTTTCGTAGGAATTGTAGCATGGAACAAGCTTGCTGAAAGCTGTATCAACCGACTAAAAAAAGGAAACGCAGTGTTTGTCGATGGTGAACTTCAAAGCCGAAATGTAAAAATCGACGAATCGACCGTACGACCAATCATTGAGATTAAAGCACGAAGAATTCAATTTCTAAATAAATTCGGGAAAAATTTTGAAGCCGAAACACTTAACGGAAGCACTTCAGAAAACAATGAATGCCTGGATATTTTTGAAGATGATTCTTTCGATAAATTTCTAACGAATGAAGAATCAAAACTATTAAAGGAACAATAA
- the typA gene encoding translational GTPase TypA, producing the protein MNKTENIRNIAIIAHVDHGKTTLVDHMLRQTGIFRENQEVVKRVMDSNELEREKGITILAKNTAVKYKHLDANGNPKVVKINIIDTPGHSDFAGEVERTLKMVNGVLLLVDAAEGPLPGTKFVLKKSLELNLQPIVVINKIDRKDARAHQVLDEIFDLFLSLGAHDHQLDFPTIYCIAKLGIAKSELEEKSTDLVPLFEAIVNKIPPPPSDDVSPFQMLVTTIDYSDYLGRLGIGRVDRGTIKLGSPMKIIHRDGGIEDARVTKIYTFEGLKRIEVQEASAGDIIALAGMEDVDIGETIADAADPTPLQFVSIEEPTLSMNIVVNNSPFAGLEGKFVTTRHINERLIRELRSNVSMRVELTEQPDTFKISGRGELHLAILIETMRREGYEFQVSAPEVIYKRIDDVLCEPMEHVIVDVPDEFVGKVIENLGSRRGTMKNMIQVQGNTRLEFVVPARGLLGFRTEFMTETKGTGILHHNFHGYEPHKGNVTTRHKGAVVQLEDGLATGYAMFKLQERITFFIEPGTRVYKGMVVGENSREEDLIVNICKMKQLTNMRASGADDAIRLEPPRIHSLEQAIEWIGNDEYIEVTPKSLRMRKKYLDHNERSRMEKKAIVVVE; encoded by the coding sequence ATGAATAAAACTGAAAACATACGCAACATAGCCATTATTGCCCACGTTGACCATGGCAAGACAACTCTTGTCGATCACATGCTCAGGCAAACCGGGATTTTTCGCGAGAACCAGGAAGTTGTGAAGCGGGTAATGGACTCGAACGAGCTTGAGCGTGAAAAAGGAATCACAATACTTGCAAAAAATACTGCTGTAAAATACAAACATCTCGATGCAAACGGAAATCCGAAGGTAGTGAAAATAAACATCATCGACACACCGGGGCATTCCGATTTTGCGGGTGAGGTTGAACGAACTTTGAAAATGGTGAATGGTGTGTTGCTGCTTGTTGATGCTGCTGAAGGTCCGTTACCGGGAACTAAGTTTGTTTTAAAAAAATCTCTTGAGCTTAATTTGCAACCGATTGTTGTGATTAATAAGATTGATAGAAAAGATGCACGGGCACATCAAGTGCTTGATGAAATTTTCGACCTATTTCTATCGCTCGGGGCGCACGATCACCAACTGGATTTTCCAACAATTTATTGCATCGCTAAATTGGGAATTGCTAAGAGTGAGTTAGAAGAAAAAAGCACTGACTTAGTTCCATTGTTCGAAGCGATAGTTAATAAAATTCCACCTCCGCCTTCAGATGATGTGTCGCCGTTTCAGATGTTAGTTACAACAATTGATTATAGCGATTACCTTGGTCGATTAGGAATCGGACGGGTTGACAGGGGAACAATTAAACTTGGTTCGCCTATGAAAATAATTCATCGCGATGGGGGAATTGAAGATGCGCGCGTAACAAAAATTTATACCTTCGAGGGGTTGAAACGCATCGAAGTTCAAGAAGCATCGGCAGGCGACATTATTGCCCTTGCCGGAATGGAAGATGTTGATATAGGCGAAACAATCGCCGATGCTGCCGACCCTACTCCGTTGCAGTTTGTCAGTATCGAAGAGCCAACCCTTTCGATGAACATTGTTGTGAACAATTCGCCATTTGCCGGGCTCGAAGGTAAGTTTGTTACAACTCGACACATTAACGAAAGGTTAATTCGTGAATTGAGGTCAAATGTTAGTATGCGAGTCGAGCTAACCGAACAACCCGATACATTTAAAATAAGCGGTCGAGGTGAGTTGCATCTTGCTATACTAATCGAAACTATGAGGCGCGAAGGATATGAGTTTCAAGTATCGGCTCCTGAAGTTATTTATAAACGTATTGATGATGTGCTTTGTGAACCGATGGAACATGTAATTGTGGACGTTCCTGATGAGTTCGTAGGAAAGGTAATTGAGAATCTTGGTTCGAGGCGTGGAACTATGAAAAATATGATTCAAGTACAGGGAAACACACGGCTCGAGTTCGTGGTACCAGCACGCGGGTTGCTTGGTTTCCGAACAGAATTTATGACTGAAACGAAAGGTACAGGAATTCTGCATCATAATTTTCACGGATACGAACCGCACAAAGGTAATGTAACTACACGACATAAAGGTGCGGTAGTTCAGCTCGAAGATGGACTTGCTACCGGATACGCAATGTTTAAATTACAGGAACGTATCACTTTTTTTATTGAACCGGGAACTAGAGTGTATAAAGGTATGGTTGTGGGCGAGAATTCCCGCGAAGAAGATTTGATTGTAAATATCTGTAAGATGAAGCAACTAACGAATATGCGTGCCAGTGGAGCTGATGATGCAATCCGGTTAGAACCTCCGCGGATTCATTCGCTTGAGCAAGCGATTGAATGGATAGGGAACGATGAATACATAGAGGTTACACCGAAATCACTGCGTATGCGAAAAAAATATCTCGACCACAACGAACGTTCGAGGATGGAGAAGAAAGCTATAGTAGTAGTTGAATAA